From Xiphophorus hellerii strain 12219 chromosome 20, Xiphophorus_hellerii-4.1, whole genome shotgun sequence, the proteins below share one genomic window:
- the LOC116710602 gene encoding zinc finger BED domain-containing protein 1-like: MRTSWSALQQTMDGPNIVAAIRNLGWPWLSCFGHNLHLAVSHGLDSDKERTARAIGLCKSLVNTFNLSFFKKRDLRKAQNEANLPQHNLILDVVTRWGTKQKMIERVLEQLPAIRRVLVQDRKHSHLTPTWQDVAVLESINAALKPLADFTDVLSGETYVTVSSVKPVLELIKGDLLSPGPDDSTMTASIKQNVCKILTEKYSSPGIQNLLIKATILDPRYRGSMEEAGSLDDVKHQLVQELLDLKGPEVREEGASGEGSSQAAGGNKHESTADPPTKKKRLSDLLQNRRAELTVQTQATYPKREQADAELTKFLQEDAIDASCDPLMWWCDNQRRYPLMANLAKKYMCICATSTSSERMFSTAGNIATPERSCLKPHKLNMLVFLARNL; this comes from the exons ATGAGGACAAGCTGGTCTGCATTACAACAGACAATGGATGGCCCTAACATTGTCGCTGCAATAAGAAATCTTGGCTGGCCATGGCTCAGCTGCTTTGGCCACAACCTCCACCTTGCTGTTTCCCATGGTCTAGACAGTGACAAAGAACGTACAGCACGTGCCATAGGACTCTGTAAAAGTTTGGTCAACACTTTCAACCTGAGCTTCTTTAAAAAGAGAGATCTGAGGAAGGCACAGAATGAAGCTAATCTCCCTCAGCACAATCTCATTCTG GATGTTGTCACACGATGGGGCACTAAACAGAAGATGATCGAGAGGGTGTTGGAGCAACTCCCAGCCATCAGACGAGTCCTGGTACAAGACAGAAAGCACAGCCATCTCACTCCAACCTGGCAGGATGTTGCGGTGTTGGAGTCCATCAATGCAGCTTTGAAGCCACTGGCTGACTTTACAGATGTCCTTTCAGGAGAAACATACGTCACAGTGTCCTCTGTTAAGCCTGTGCTAGAACTGATTAAAGGCGACCTTCTCTCTCCAGGCCCTGATGACAGCACAATGACTGCCAGTATTAAACAAAACGTATGCAAGATACTGACTGAAAAATATAGCTCACCTGGCATCCAAAATCTCCTGATAAAGGCCACCATCTTGGATCCAAGGTACCGTGGCAGCATGGAGGAGGCAGGGTCATTGGATGATGTCAAACATCAGCTGGTGCAAGAGCTACTGGACTTAAAAGGGCCAGAAGTAAGGGAAGAAGGTGCAAGTGGTGAGGGTTCCAGCCAAGCTGCTGgaggaaacaaacatgaatCTACAGCTGACCCACCCACCAAGAAGAAGAGGCTAAGTGACCTTCTTCAAAACAGAAGAGCTGAACTCACAGTTCAGACACAAGCTACATATCCAAAAAGAGAACAGGCTGATGCAGAACTGACAAAGTTCCTTCAAGAAGATGCTATTGATGCCTCTTGTGATCCCTTGATGTGGTGGTGTGACAATCAAAGAAGATATCCTTTGATGGCAAACTTGGCTAAAAAATACATGTGCATTTGTGCAACAAGCACCAGTTCAGAGAGAATGTTTAGCACAGCTGGAAACATTGCTACTCCTGAGAGATCTTGCCTTAAGCCACACAAACTCAACATGTTGGTATTTCTTGCTCGGAATCTCTGA